From a single Verrucomicrobiota bacterium genomic region:
- the lipA gene encoding lipoyl synthase, translating to MEAMTETSLATPGRQRLPEWLRLKLPQTPAFAETRTLLQGQRLHTVCESAKCPNNWECWSKGTATFMIGGDRCTRACGFCAISTAKPLPLDPAEPFRVAEAAHRMGLRHVVITAVARDDLADGGAAHFRQTIEAVRHLNPGIIVEVLVPDFHEEDDAIETVLAARPEIYNHNLETVRRLTPSVRHRATYDRSLSVLRKVRAKCGSGIYTKSGLMLGLGETPEEVLAAMADLRQVGCDILTLGQYLQPTREHLTVCEYIRPEQFVLYARQAQAMGFTHTASGPLVRSSYHAEEFKGNQATAT from the coding sequence ATGGAAGCCATGACGGAAACCTCGCTCGCCACGCCCGGACGGCAACGCCTGCCTGAATGGTTGCGCTTGAAACTGCCGCAGACGCCCGCTTTCGCGGAAACGCGGACACTTCTCCAAGGTCAGCGACTGCACACGGTCTGCGAAAGCGCCAAATGCCCGAATAATTGGGAGTGCTGGAGCAAAGGCACTGCGACCTTTATGATTGGCGGCGACCGTTGCACACGTGCCTGCGGCTTTTGTGCCATCAGCACCGCCAAACCACTGCCGCTTGATCCGGCGGAACCCTTTCGCGTGGCGGAAGCCGCGCACCGCATGGGACTGCGCCACGTCGTCATTACAGCCGTGGCGCGTGATGACCTTGCAGATGGTGGTGCCGCACATTTTCGCCAGACCATTGAAGCGGTGCGGCATTTGAATCCCGGCATCATTGTGGAAGTGCTGGTGCCGGATTTTCACGAAGAAGACGACGCCATTGAAACGGTGCTGGCGGCGCGCCCGGAAATCTACAATCACAACCTTGAAACGGTGCGGCGGTTGACTCCCAGCGTGCGGCATCGCGCCACGTACGACCGTTCCTTGAGCGTGTTGCGTAAAGTGAGGGCCAAGTGCGGATCGGGCATCTACACCAAATCCGGCTTAATGCTCGGCTTGGGCGAAACCCCGGAAGAAGTGCTGGCAGCCATGGCTGACCTGCGCCAGGTGGGCTGCGATATCTTGACGCTGGGGCAATACCTGCAACCGACGCGCGAGCACCTGACGGTATGCGAGTACATTCGCCCGGAACAATTCGTCTTGTACGCCCGCCAAGCGCAGGCAATGGGCTTCACTCATACCGCCAGTGGTCCGCTCGTCCGCAGCTCTTATCATGCGGAAGAGTTCAAGGGTAACCAAGCAACGGCGACTTAA
- a CDS encoding cyclic nucleotide-binding domain-containing protein — translation MDNVVYGPVELPMLVDWIREERITADTWIYCEEGDVWRKAAKVPELAMFFRSKGGGAGTAHAADPETTGVRTLHGIKPGALRRVKVFAEMSDDQLALFMNYMDVQHVRQWTEIVKQGDHGEAMFLILDGELRVRLMISGKETILTTLAAGEFFGEISIFDSGPRSADVVSNKDSVLLKVTAESFEKLLKEAPALAAPLLFAIGKTLTSRIRADNKRYKDSVTFARTATGNAAPAPR, via the coding sequence GTGGACAACGTTGTTTACGGGCCGGTTGAATTGCCTATGCTGGTGGATTGGATTCGCGAAGAGCGGATTACCGCTGACACTTGGATTTACTGTGAAGAAGGCGATGTCTGGCGCAAAGCCGCCAAAGTGCCTGAACTCGCCATGTTTTTCCGTTCCAAGGGCGGTGGTGCCGGTACGGCCCATGCCGCCGATCCCGAAACGACCGGAGTGCGCACGCTGCACGGCATCAAGCCCGGGGCGCTCCGGCGCGTCAAGGTCTTTGCTGAAATGTCCGATGATCAGCTTGCTCTGTTCATGAACTACATGGACGTCCAGCACGTCCGGCAATGGACGGAGATCGTGAAACAGGGCGATCATGGCGAGGCCATGTTTCTTATCCTCGATGGCGAACTGCGCGTGCGCCTCATGATCTCCGGCAAGGAAACCATCCTGACCACCCTTGCGGCAGGTGAGTTTTTTGGGGAAATTTCCATCTTCGATTCCGGTCCGCGCTCGGCGGATGTCGTGTCGAATAAAGATAGCGTGCTTCTGAAAGTGACCGCCGAATCCTTTGAAAAGCTGCTCAAGGAAGCCCCGGCGTTGGCGGCGCCTTTGTTGTTCGCCATCGGCAAGACCCTGACCTCCCGCATCCGTGCGGATAACAAGCGTTATAAGGATTCGGTGACGTTTGCGCGCACGGCGACCGGCAATGCCGCGCCGGCACCACGTTAA
- a CDS encoding glutaredoxin domain-containing protein, whose amino-acid sequence MKPKLVRLFVKPYCPWCHEALAWLNQRGILYQSLDVSQDLAARQEMFKLTQQTLAPVIEVDGHILADFDCGQLELFWKEHGYAL is encoded by the coding sequence ATGAAACCGAAACTCGTGAGATTATTTGTCAAACCGTACTGCCCTTGGTGCCATGAGGCCCTGGCGTGGTTGAACCAACGCGGCATTCTGTATCAATCCTTGGATGTCTCCCAAGACCTGGCTGCGCGCCAGGAAATGTTCAAGTTGACTCAGCAAACGCTCGCACCGGTCATCGAGGTGGATGGCCACATACTGGCGGATTTTGATTGCGGCCAGTTGGAACTATTCTGGAAAGAGCACGGTTACGCGCTTTGA